The DNA segment AATTGTTTCTATTGACCCTTTGTTATGCACCGGTTGCCGTCGTTGTGCCGAAGTTTGTCCGGTGAATGCGATAATCGGAAATCAGAATGAATCTCAGACAATTGATGCTTCCCGCTGTGTAATGTGTGGTCAGTGTGTTTTGAGATGTTCTGCTTTTGCCTCTCCTTTTGATGATGTAGCAGAGCAGCTGCCGCAGATGCGCAAGGAACGTGGTTTGCCTGAAGATGACAACTCCCTTCTGTTTGCCGCCCATTACCGGATTGATCAGAGAAACGTCTCTGAAATGCTGGCTGATTCCACCAAGACTTCCATGGTGCAATGTGCACCGGCAGTACGTTCTTCCATTGCGGAGGAATTTGGACTGGCACCGGGCACACTTACCCCCGGTCAGCTTGCAGCAGCTTTACGCAGACTGGGCTTTGATTTTGTGTATGACACCATATTTGCTGCTGACGTAACCATAATGGAAGAATCTTCAGAGCTTCTGCAGCGTCTTGAATCCGGCGAGAACTTGCCTATGTTTACCTCCTGTTGCCCTGGTTGGGTTCGTTACATGGAAACAGCATGGCCGGACTTACTGTCGCACCTTTCCAGTTGCAAATCTCCTCAGCAGATGGCTGGAGCGCTTTTCAAGACATATGGTGCAGAAATCGCAGGAAAATCCCCTGAACAGATTGCCAGTGTTGCAGTAATGCCTTGTACTGCTAAGAAATATGAGGCTGGCCGTCCTGAAATGCAGGCGAGTGGTACTCCTGATGTCGATGCAGTTTTGACCGTTACCGAACTGGCAGACATGCTTAAGAAAAAAGGTATCCGTCTGGAGAATCTTCCGGAAGAAGATTTTGATGTGCCTCTTGGGCTTTATTCCGGTGCGGGAGTCATCTTCGGAGCTTCTGGCGGTGTTATGGAAGCCGCACTTCGTACCGCAATTGCGGTTACAACAGGAAATGAAGTAAGCGAAAGTGGAGTGAACTTCAGCAAGGCTGCTGAAGGGGTATTCCGTGCTTCTGTGGACGTGGCTGGAAGAACTGTGCGTGCAGTGATCGTTTCAGGTCTCGCACATGCCGCAAAACTTCTTGAGGATGTTAGGGCAGGCAAAGCAGACTTTGATTTCATGGAAGTTATGTGCTGTACCGGAGGTTGTGTTGCAGGAGGAGGACAGCCGAAACTTCTGCCGCACGTGGATGTTGTTGATGCTATTTCTCGTCGTCGTCAGAGCCTGCATAATCTTGATAAACAACTTTCTGTAAGGGTTTCACATAAAAATCCTTCTGTTACAGCGCTTTATGAAAATTATTTGGAAAAACAGCTGGGACACCGTTCTCATAACTTGCTCCATACCAGTTACGGAGATGATGCAGGGAGCCATGAATAATGCATGCCTTTGTTTTGTCAGCCCCTTCCCGCTGTATAGGGTGTCGTGCCTGCGAGATTGCTTGTGTTGATGCTCACATGGATGAGGATATGGGGGAGGCAGGAGAAAAGAAGTTACCTTTTTCTCCAAGATTAAGCATTGTTCACGAGGCGGAAGTCACCGCTCCTGTCCAATGTCGTCAGTGCGAGGATGCCCCATGTGTAGCCGCTTGTCCTGTTGGAGCCATACTCTCTGATGGAAAGGCTGTGCGTGTGAACACAGTGGACTGTGTTGGTTGTAAAGCTTGTCTGGCAGTTTGTCCCATCGGCGCCATGCAAGTGGGGTGCCTCCCTGAATCTTCAACTAGACTGGTCGCCCACAAATGCGACCTTTGTACCGGACGTGAGCTTGGTCCGGCCTGCATAGCTGTTTGTCCGGCTGGAGCACTTACACTGCTGACCCGAAAAGAACTGAAAAACATTTCTAGCTCAAGAAGGTGTCATAGTGCGCTTCAGGCTGCCTATAGGAATAGCTGAGGGAAATGTTTTGATAATGACTTTTGCGGATCCTATTATAGACGTTCGGACAAAAAAGAACGGTAGTTCTACGTCGGAGTAACTCTGGAGCAAGGATGTGTTAGGTGAGATTCTTACCCCCTTGAGTGTAGGAGTATAGCCCCTGAACAGTCTTTTTTCTGATGTAATTGATGCCAAGCAACGGCATGAAATATCGTGAATTTTTCTGATATAGAACACGTGATAAAAAAAGGGTCTCAGCAGATTTTGCAATCTGCTGAGACCCTTTTTTTACCTCTTTGGTGGAGGCGGAGAGGATGTGTAGCTGCCTCTGAGTAGCTCATGACTTCAGGTCGTCCCGAAGCCGTATTCTATGGGTGTGTAGGAAAATGCTGCCGCAAAGTGTGTAGGGTGTCAACAGTGCCTGTGACAGGGTATCTATTTTGATTTTTGACTCTTTTTCACCATGAGGTTGACTTTTTCTTCAACACTTTTTTGGTAGAGAAACATTGCTTTGCTCACACTTGGGTCAGTCATGAGTTCTTGTATGGCAATGGTTCCAAAGTATTGGAAAGATTTTTTGTAGGCTTCAGCTCCTTCATACTTCATAGCTTGCCTTGCTTCGTTTTCGCATATTTGAAAAGTAAGTCTTGTTACAGAGTCAACTGCTGAGTTGGTTGTATCAACTAAGTCACTGTAGGAGGTTCTTACATGTTGGGACACTTTACTATGCTGAGCAAGGAGGACGCCCATCCATGTTGCTAGTGCGACCCTGTCTTCTTTTGTTGCCGATTGAACAAGGCACTTAGTGAGTTCGTCTCCGTATACGCCTGCAAAGGATATTGAGTGTGCTGCTGAGCAAGCGAAAAAGATTAAGAGCGCTGCAAGAAGTTTATTCATTTGTCTCTAACTCCATTATTTTTTATAGGTCTATGAGAATGGATTTGAGGTGTCTATGAGAATAAATCTTAATGGATTATGTGGGTGTTGTGGTGGTTTGTTATGTCGATTCGGTATTGGTTGGCTGTGTAAAAACAGATAGCAGCAGCCACGAGTTCGATTCTTAAACTGGAAATCGAACTGATGAAATAGTTTTTGTTAGTTATTCTTTGTTAATAAAGGAAGAGGGATGAGAGTAGTTTGGTGGGTGTCTTGTGTCATAATTTTTTGGACAGGCCTTTTTTCAGGAGCGTTTATAACATCTAGAGCTCAGTTGTTCATCGATAATATTGCGACTTGGGTTGCTGCTCTTTCTGCTATGATTGCAGGCTACGTAGCTTGGTTGACATATTGTCAGCATGCAGAGGCTAAAAGGCAGAGGCGCTGGGAGCATTTTAAGCCACTACTGGTTGTTGTTTTAAGAAGTAGTCAGCAAATAAGTACTGATGCAAAATCTATGGCTGGGGTGGGGGTAATGGGGGAGCCACAAGAAGAAATTCAATCATGGTTAAAAGGTAAGATAAAAGCTGCTACTGATGAAATGGAACCCGCGCTGGTTGAGCTCAGAGATGTGTGGGGAGATTTTTTACCTAATGAATATTATGAACTGCTTAATGACTACTCAAAAGTTTCTCTCGAGCTTCGTTTAAAGCACACTACTCTTGATGGCAGGTTTCACCATTCGAAATATTACAATGGATTGTCACAGGTGATGGCTGCGCTGTTTTCCAAGACCAAAGAAGTTACTCGTGAGTTTTCAGGCTTGCACGAGAAAAGGAACGAAAGCCAGGCAGGTAGCTAGTTGCTTTTGTATGTGAGTGGGAAGGCGCTATTCTTTCTTTTCCACTCGCTGCACGGTCTTTGTAGAGCAGCTAAGCTCCTTCGCTATGGCTGAATGGCTCATACCCTCAGCAAGCATATCCTTGATTCTACCTTTGTTATGAGCTGTTGGGCGCCCTTTGTACTTCCCTTCCTTCTTAGCCTTCGCAATACCTGCTAACTGACGTTCACGACGTAGGTTGGTCTCGAACTCAGCGAACACTCCGAGTATCTGGAGGAATGCTTTACCACTAGGTGTAGAGGTGTCGATAGCTTGGTCGAGAATCTCAATCGATGCTCCCTTCGTTTCAAGTCGCTCTACGATGGAGCACAGGTCATTCATGTTCCTCGCTAGGCGGTCGAGTTTCCATACAACTAACTTGTCTCCTTTGCTCATTACGTCCAGTAGGATGGACAGCATCTCACGCCCGTTCATGGTCGTTGCGCTTGCCTTCTCCTCCCTCACGATAGCTTCAGGATACTTAGCGAGGATGGCAGTAGACTGCATGATAGGGTCTTGGTCGAGAGTAGATACACGATAGTAAGCGTAGATATGGGAAATGAGGTTTTCCTTATGTACTTATAAGTCTTAGACTCAAGGTCTGAGTAGTGGATTTCTGTGCTTAACCTAACCCAAATGTGCACACCTATGCCTACTGGACGTAAGGTATGCCAAAATGTCCATAGGTAACTACTGCCCTGATTGAAAGAGCGACCTGCAATAATGCAATTCAATCTAGAAAGGGCTGTAGGATGCAAGTTGGATGATGGTTTCAGGGCGCTTACTGTTTCCGTTCTTTGTTTATGGAGTTCAATAGAACATATTCCCCTACCCTCCGTGCATCATGGGGCTATGGGGAAACTGGGTAGAAGTTCGACTCCGAACATAGGGTTGCAGAAATTTTTTTTATTTTCCTTTAATGTAGTTGTCTTAATAAATCCTAGAGCCCTAAAGTCGATTTTTGAGCAATAAAGAGAGAGGTCCTCCTCTCTTTATTCAGGTTTAATCTTCTTGATATACTCAGGACATCTTCAGCACTCATCATAAGCTATACTTCTCAACGAACTACTTCGTACTTATCGTCCCATAATAAAAGCTACTTAGCTTGCATTACCCGTTGGTTTGATTTGGGGGATATAAGCTCATTGTCTGAGGTCATTACCAGCCGTATAATCTGAATAGTATGCAATAAAAAAATTGAGACCTCTTAATCAGGGGAAAGCAAATGAGAGTGTTACTTATTCTGGTTGTTTTAATTTTTTCCGCAAGCAGCGTCTTTGCAGAGATTCCCAAGGCTCAAACGCCCTTATCTCGCAAGGCACAGAAACTCAGAATGGGTATGTCAAAAGCGTCAGTCATTCGCATGTTTGGTAAACCAACTTGGGCTATAATCCCAGGCGATAAGGATGGGGATTATGACATTCTTATGGGAGACATGGTGCTGGAGCTTCAGTGGGATAATGGGAGTTGCGTTCCTGTGGCGGTTAGCTTCGATATCCAGATGGAAGTGATAGGATGGGACGAAGGGCGGCTTTGTCTTGATAAGCCTGTATTTAACCCGCCAGATGAATGGAAGTGTTCCGCCCCAACTAGGGCTAAGTACTGCAAGTAGCATTTGGACGCGAGGCTCTTCCGCTTGGTGATGCATTGCGAATTTCTACGCCTTCTGTGGTAGTGACAAGCTTGCCTTTGGTCAGAGCGTAGTGTTTGAGCATGTCGTTTCTTACGTCTATACTACTTTTAGGTGCTTCTTCTGTATCTGTCTTGATCCAGTTTTTGATATATTTATGCACAACATAGTTCAGTTGTTCCGGTGTTAGTTTACTCATCTCTGTAGTTCTGATTCTATCGAATAAGAAAGGGGTTGCGGAGGCGAGTTTCTTAGATGTTCGCTGTGCTTCACGTTTCTTAAGAGTTCCGAGTGAGTAACGTAACTTTCGGATGCCCAAAACAGGTCGTAGGTCGAGTGGAATAATTCTTCTGAAGCAGTGTGCAGAGGCTGTTTGAAACAGATAATTAGCCATTTGGTGTGCTCCAACGTGTACTAGAAATGTACTAAAAACACACTATAGGGGTATCTATAGGCAATAAAAAAGCCTTAATCGTCTGTAACGATTAAGGCTTTCTTTGCGTTGGTGGAGGCGGCGTCCATCGATTTGCCTATTTAACTGCTTGAAAATTAACAATTAAATTTTTCTTTTTAGTGATGTGCCCCCAAAATGTGCCCCCAGAGAGAGCGGGCTGCAATGAAATGTCTTGGTGGCACGTGATATTTTAGCCCTAAAAAAGCCTGTATGAAATGATCATACAGGCTTTTTCTTTTTGCACAGGTAATGTGTTTCTTGGCGTTACTTTACCAGTTGGCGTACTGCGTCTTCTACTTCTTCTTTTACCCAGAAGGTGCTGCGTCCAAGCTTTCTTGGTTCTGGGAACTTTCCTGCTTTTACGTAGCGCCAGAGGGTTGTTTTGCTGACTGGGAGGATTTCTTGAACTTGGGCGAGTTTTAACAGCTGGATGCTGTATTCGGGTGGTGTTTGTTCGATTGGTTGTGTGTACATAATGGTTCTCGCTATGTGGTTAAGTGTGGATAAGGGTAAGCCCCGCCTATATTCCATTAGCGAGGCTTGAATAGGAGTTTGGCACAGAACAATATGTTTATGTCTTGCTGATGATTAGGATAGGGAGCTAGCTCCTATATGTCAACACGCTTTTAGGGAAAAAATCCCGTTAGCAATATTTCTTGAATGAAAAAGAAATCCCTAGAGGTTTTGACATAATTTGTTGACGTAGGGAAAGTCGCAGAGTATCGGCGTCGAATGACTCAAGAATCAAAAAGACACATATTGGCGGGAGGATGCATTCAAGATTTGGATGCAATCAGTGAAATATATAAAGCTATTTCGGCAGTGCGTTTTTGCGCAACAAATGCACCGCTAGGTTTGGGGGATATTCTGTTCGATCAGTGTGAGCGGCTGGAGATTGCTCTAACAGCAATAGAGCAGCAAGAGGCGGCTTCGCTGGCGAAAGAAAAAGGGCGCTAGTCGCCCTGGTAATAAAATGAAAAAGCTCGATCCAAACGGGTCGAGCTTATTCTTTTACAAGTTAAATTCCTTCTCTACGTGCCATAGCAGGGTCGGTAGATCCGTGCCGAGGACTTCTGCTATGTCGTAAGCTTCGTGGATGGCAATCTTGCGGGGCTTCTTTTTCCCTTCCACACCACGAACGCTTCTCCATAGCCTTCCTCCGTCTGGTGGACCGAAGGCACGCCTTCCAAATTCGTTATGCGAAATGCCAATTTCTTCTATTTTTTCGCATACGATTTCCACAAACTTCTTCTCAAAAGCCATGCTATTCTTCATTCCTCCTTTGTATGGGAATTTTTTCCCTAAGGAAAGTAGAAAAAAACCCCTTGACGCAAGCGGGAAATTTCTCCTAACTTTTGCCGCATGAAAACACTAGCTTACGAAAAAAACATCGAGCGGCTTAAGGCAAAGTACAGAACTTTTTCAAACGTGGCGCGTTACATGCGGATGGATGTACGCCATTTCCGCTACCAGCGCCGCACGCCCAACAAGTTTGGTCTGCACCGTGTTTCGCAGGCCACAAAGATAATGCGTCTTCGCATGCTGCTTAACGTGCTGTGCGAAGAATACGGCATTTCGCGTGACACCATGGCAGAAGCCATGCGCAAAGCGGATGCCCGCATTATGTCCGGCAAGTCCTAACTACGGGGCTTAGTCTAGGTTCTTTCAGATCATCCTCACAGTTCCATGTCTTATACTTAGGAGAATTATTATGAACTCTACTTACCCAGACGGCTCCATGATTGCAGATAACAACTACGCCCTCCATAACCTCAGTCCGGAAGATGCCTTTAAGCTCGCGCTCGAGCGCTCCGGCATGACATGGCAGAAGCTCTCCAAAGAAATGGGCTGGGCAGAATCCCACACCAAGCGCGTATTCAGCTTGGAACGTTACTTCCCGACATACGAAGACCTGCCGAAGTTTTGCAGCACTGTAGGCAACATGGTCATCATCAACTGGCTGCAGGTGCAGGCAATGCAGTACGGCATGGAACACAAACATGCAGACGTAGACTGCCAGAGCCTTGTTTTTAGAATCAGTAAGCTTTTCGGCGAAACAAGCGACGTAGGGCAGGAAGCACATAAAGCAGTAGCCGATGGCGTGTTGGAGCCAAGAGAGCTGCGCCGCATTATCGGTGAGCTGAACGACGTGGTGAACACCTCGCTTGATATGATCGCAGACCTGCGCGAGCTCGAGCGCAAATTGAAAGCGGAGCAATAATGTCTACTGCAATTGCTTCATCAGAATATCGTATAGGGGCGGAAGATATTGTTAAGGCGCTACTTGGCGATGCGCGGTTTAATTTAAAAGAGAGAGGGGGCTACCTTAGGGGTGGCCCTTGCCCCTCTTGCGGAAAGAATGAACTGTTCACCAGTATTGAAAAACCTTGGGTGCTGAAGTGCAGCCGGCTGAACAAATGTGGATGGGAAGAAACAACCCGCGAGCTGCTACCAGAGCTTTTTGAGAACATTGCAGAAAAGTACACGCCTACTCAGCAGGAGCCTAATAAAACTGCGGACGCCTACTTAGGGCTGAATCGTGGTTTCGATATTTCCAAGCTGCGCGGCATGTATGAGCAGGGCATGTTCCAGTACCCAAACAGCCCGCACATTACTCCGACCGTACGTGTGTACATGAACGAACTGCGCACCGTGTGGTGGGAACGGCTGATTAATCCACTCTCCGGAAGACGTAAGGCGAACTTTAAAGGCGACTACAAAGGCACCGCCTGGACACCGGCAAATATGAAGCTGGAGCGCGGCGACCGCTGCTTTTTGGTGGAAGGCTTTTTTCATAACCTCGCGTTGCTTCATGCAGGGCGCAAGGCTGCCACGTGCTGGTCGTGTAATAATTTTCCGGAGAAATTTATTGAGCAGCACAAGGGCAAAAACATTCGGTGGACTGTCGCACTTGATGCAGATCCGGCAGGACGAAAGGCAGCGAAGAAGTTTGCACAGCTGATAGAGAAGATGGGTGAGCGCTGCGAGGTGCTTATTCTGCCTTCCGGCGGAAAGGATTGGGACGACTACCACCGTACCGGCTCCATAACAGGCGCATTCATTAAAAACTGCCTGTACTACGGACGCCTGTTTATGTCTGCCACAGCCAACGAGAAAGCGTACCACCATTATCTGCGGCACGAGCTGCGCTACTACATAATAGATTTTGATAACTGCATGTACCGCGTTGAATGCGGGGAAAAGTTTCAGGAAGCGTTGGAAACAGCCGCAGCGGTACGCAGGAACAAGGAAGAGCAGGAAGGCTCCGAAGAATCGGAAGAGAAGCAGAACGAAGAAATGGACTGGCGCAGAGTAGTGCTGGAATCCCCCAAAGGGTGGGACATTTTTCTGCAACATGCGGATGTAAGCAACATAAGCAACGTTTTCCCCGAAATGCTGTACCACGAGGCAGACGAGCTTTTGGAGAAGGAACAGTACTACGTAATGCGTATTAACTTTCCGCGTAAGGCTCCCGTAATTATTCAGTTGGAAGGCTCGTATCTTTCCAGTGCGCAGAACTTTGCAGCAGCATTGCTGAGCAAGACAGCAGGTGGCGACTTCTCCGGAACAAACGGAGATTTTCTGCATCTGCGAAAACGCTGGCTCAACATTGCCCAGGACAAAAGCAACACCACCGTAAAATACTTGGGCTATGTGCCTTCCGTAAACGCGTATTTGTTCGATGATGCCGCGTTCTACAAGGGAAAGCAGATTAAGCTGAACAACGAAGGCTACTACCAGATTGGGGACAGAGGCATACGCCCGATACTGAAAGGGCTGAACATAACAACGGATGGCGTTTTTGACCCGAGCTGGCTGGAAAACTACGTAAAGGCATTCCACTGGCAGGGGCTTTCTCTATTAGCATTCTGGCTCGGCTCACTCTTTGCGCAGCAGATCCGCGAGGAGCAGAAGTCGTTTCCGTTCTTCGAACTCACTGGTGAACCGGGTGCGGGTAAATCTACTATTCTTGAATTCTTGTGGAAGTGCGTAGGTCGTAACGGCTACGAAGGTTTTGATATTTTAAAAGCCACAGCAGCAGGACAGCGCAGGGCGTTTAGTCAGCTTTCCAACCTGCCTATCGTTCTTATTGAGTCCGACCGCGACAACGGCAGCAAGGACGGCAGGGTAAAGATGTTTGATATGGACCACTGCAAGCCGTTCTACAACGGACGCGGCACAGGCACCCGAGGCGTGAACAACGGCGGTAACGAAGTGTACGACACTATCTTTCAAGGTACGCTCGTAATCTCCCAGAACGCAGAGGTGGGCGGCTCCGAGGCACTGCTGGAGCGAATAGTGCACTGCCATGCAAGCAAAGATCACCACAGTCTGGGAACACGGGATTTAGCCAGATGGTTTGAGAGACAGACTGCCGAAAACGTCGGCGGCTTTTTGCGTTGTGCGCTGCGGGCAGAAAAGAAGATTTTAGAGACCTATTTTGCCGCCTTTAAGCACTACGAGGAAAAGTTTGGAAACGAGCTGGAGAACCTGCGTATATTAAAGAACCATGCGCAAATTGCCGCCTGTGGTGCAGCGCTTGGCGTGCTGTTCCCGCAAATGACACGGCAACGGGTGGATACGTTGGCCAACTACCTGCTGGAACGAGCCAAGATACGCGAAGGCCGCATAGGGCAGGATCATCCAATAGTGAAAGAGTTCTGGGACGTGTATTACTACTTAAACGAGGAAGCAGAGACAAAGAAAGAAGGCTTCCTTAATCATTCAACAGATGTGGCAGTAATAGCCATTTCCATACCACAGTTTATTTCAGTTGCCCGTGATGAAGGTTTCTTCTTCCAACGCAACCTGCTTATTGAGCATCTGCCAACGTCTCAACGGCACGTATTGTTAAGTAAAAGTGTGTCCAGAAAGAGTAGATGGACAGGAAAGACTATACGTAGGTGGGAGTTTGTAGCCTAACTATTTAGTATAATAGATAAAGCGCACTGTTTAGTGCGTTTTATTTTGTCTTTTGGCTGAGGGGGTCGATTATTCTAGACGACCCCCTAAAAGAAGTGTGACTTGTGTGACCTACGTGAACTTGACTGATTTAATTGAATATTTTTAGCTAAAAAAGTGTGACCAAAGTGTGACAGGTCACACTAGCAAAACCACAGTTTGTCACACTACTACTGTGACCTTTGTGTTTTATTTAAGTGCTTGAATATATTGTAGTATTTCTGTTTATGTTTGTTTCGGGTCACACTAGTAGTGTGACCCATTTTTGTTAGTTAATTTAATAGGTTAATTTTTAAAAATAACGCGGGTCACACAAGTCACACTATATAGATGGGCGTCTAGAGAATATCCATTCTTAGTGTTTTCGTTTTGCTTATAGAGAGTTGATTGGTGATGAAAAAACTCCCTTCCCCGACGATTATTTGGGGAGCTTTTTTCTCATTGTTTGAAATTATTGCTTTTTGCGTTGACCGAATACGTAATTGGAGTAGAATTGCTCCCTAGAAAGCAATTAGCATTAAATTGCGCTTTAAAGAGCAATTTGCCCTAAATTGCGTATTAGAGAGCAACTTTTGTGTTCGGTTGAAGTAGGGAACAATGCTAGCGTGGAGGAAGCAATGGATACAGTGTGCGTGCTGACAGGAGACTTGATTGATTCCCAAGGGGGGCAGACAGCGCTTTACCTTGAGGCGATAAACAGCATTTTAGAAGAGCTGAAAAACAAGCAAAAAATATTGCGCTCTGATTTATATAGAGGGGATGAATTTCAGATTACGACCTTGCCAGAAGAAGGGCTGCTTTGTGCCTTGTATATACGTGCTTCGTTAAGAGCTCAAAATGCCAAGTGGGATGCAAAAATTTCTATTGCGTTTGGTGAAGAGAAAGAAAGCGATGGAGCGTATGGCGCTGCCTATCTGCATTCCGGAAGAAATCTAGACTCGTTATCTGCTAACACCCGCATGCAGATAATGGTTGAAGAGCAAAAGTTTTCTGTGCTGGCGCAAACGATGGATTACATAATTAGCGGTTGGAGCCAGACAACAGCAAGAGCCGTTAGGGCAAGGCTGTATGCAAAAACTGCAAAGGAAGCAGCAGAGCAACTGCAAATTTCTCCTGCCAATGTTTCGCGTGCACTTAAACGTGGCGGCTATGAGGTTCTTTTAGGTTTGGCAAAGTTTATATACGAGGCAGGAGGGTTAGATGAGCATTCCCAATCTTAACTGGCTGTTGCTGCTTTTAATTGGGCATTTTTTAGCAGATTTTCTTTTTCAAAAAGATGCATGGGTTGCGGAAAAGAATGAAAAACATTTTGCCGCACCTTCCTTATATATTCATGTACTGTTGCATGCCGTTTTTTCCGGCCTGATTGTTTTTGCTTTTTATGCAGCGCAAGATGCAAAAGCGTTTCTTCCAAGCTTAGGCGCAGCTGCGGTTATTTGTATAAGTCACCTTGGAATTGATCTGGCGAAAACTTATGCACAAAAAAATACGCTATCATTTCTTTTAGACCAGCTACTCCATCTTGTGGTTATTGTAGGCTTATGGATGTGGATCACAGCACAAGGTGGTGTGGTAGTAGAGCTTGTAAAAAATGCTAACTACACCAAGTGGTCTCTTTTGTTTCTTGCATATTTTGTGTTGTATATGCCTACAGGCATCCTAATAGGAATGCTGCTGCAAAAATGGGCACCTCAAAATGGACAGGTAGGGCAGACCAGAGATGATGCTGTAACGGCTGACTCTCTTAAGCAAGCCGGAAAATGGATAGGCTACTTAGAGCGCACGCTTATTCTAACTTTTGTTATTACCAATCACATATCAGCAGTAGGTTTTTTATTTGCCGCAAAATCTATTTTCCGTTTCGGTGAATTGAGCAATGCGGAACATGTAATAAAAACAGAATATGTACTGCTAGGTACGCTATATTCATATACGTGTAGCTTGCTGGTTGGTTTTGCTGTTCAACGATTGCTGTAATAGAACAGGAAAAATCTCCCCCGATCTCTTGATGAGTTCGGGGGAGTTTTTTGTACTAGATGAAATAGAAGTAAGCACATGTTTACAAAGTGTGAGATCTTATGTAACCCTCAGAAACAAAGAGAAATTTTAAATTGGGGGAACCATGACGAAGTATCAACGTGCGCTCCAGATTTGGAGCATTCTTATTTGTGCTGCTAGGGAACGGAAAAGCTACACCTATGGCGAGATTGCAAGAATTTTGGGTGTAGGCAGAGCTGACTTCATAGGTACCTACTTGGGACCGATAATGTATCACTGTGATGAAGTCGGATATCCAGCATTGACTGTTCTTGTGGTACGAAAAGATACAGGGTGTCCGGGAGAGGGGTTGA comes from the Halodesulfovibrio marinisediminis DSM 17456 genome and includes:
- a CDS encoding [Fe-Fe] hydrogenase large subunit C-terminal domain-containing protein, which codes for MTTPSQIVSIDPLLCTGCRRCAEVCPVNAIIGNQNESQTIDASRCVMCGQCVLRCSAFASPFDDVAEQLPQMRKERGLPEDDNSLLFAAHYRIDQRNVSEMLADSTKTSMVQCAPAVRSSIAEEFGLAPGTLTPGQLAAALRRLGFDFVYDTIFAADVTIMEESSELLQRLESGENLPMFTSCCPGWVRYMETAWPDLLSHLSSCKSPQQMAGALFKTYGAEIAGKSPEQIASVAVMPCTAKKYEAGRPEMQASGTPDVDAVLTVTELADMLKKKGIRLENLPEEDFDVPLGLYSGAGVIFGASGGVMEAALRTAIAVTTGNEVSESGVNFSKAAEGVFRASVDVAGRTVRAVIVSGLAHAAKLLEDVRAGKADFDFMEVMCCTGGCVAGGGQPKLLPHVDVVDAISRRRQSLHNLDKQLSVRVSHKNPSVTALYENYLEKQLGHRSHNLLHTSYGDDAGSHE
- a CDS encoding 4Fe-4S dicluster domain-containing protein, whose protein sequence is MHAFVLSAPSRCIGCRACEIACVDAHMDEDMGEAGEKKLPFSPRLSIVHEAEVTAPVQCRQCEDAPCVAACPVGAILSDGKAVRVNTVDCVGCKACLAVCPIGAMQVGCLPESSTRLVAHKCDLCTGRELGPACIAVCPAGALTLLTRKELKNISSSRRCHSALQAAYRNS
- a CDS encoding recombinase family protein codes for the protein MSHIYAYYRVSTLDQDPIMQSTAILAKYPEAIVREEKASATTMNGREMLSILLDVMSKGDKLVVWKLDRLARNMNDLCSIVERLETKGASIEILDQAIDTSTPSGKAFLQILGVFAEFETNLRRERQLAGIAKAKKEGKYKGRPTAHNKGRIKDMLAEGMSHSAIAKELSCSTKTVQRVEKKE
- a CDS encoding DUF6538 domain-containing protein; translation: MANYLFQTASAHCFRRIIPLDLRPVLGIRKLRYSLGTLKKREAQRTSKKLASATPFLFDRIRTTEMSKLTPEQLNYVVHKYIKNWIKTDTEEAPKSSIDVRNDMLKHYALTKGKLVTTTEGVEIRNASPSGRASRPNATCST
- a CDS encoding helix-turn-helix transcriptional regulator, whose amino-acid sequence is MYTQPIEQTPPEYSIQLLKLAQVQEILPVSKTTLWRYVKAGKFPEPRKLGRSTFWVKEEVEDAVRQLVK
- a CDS encoding phage regulatory CII family protein, with the protein product MNSTYPDGSMIADNNYALHNLSPEDAFKLALERSGMTWQKLSKEMGWAESHTKRVFSLERYFPTYEDLPKFCSTVGNMVIINWLQVQAMQYGMEHKHADVDCQSLVFRISKLFGETSDVGQEAHKAVADGVLEPRELRRIIGELNDVVNTSLDMIADLRELERKLKAEQ
- a CDS encoding toprim domain-containing protein, whose translation is MSTAIASSEYRIGAEDIVKALLGDARFNLKERGGYLRGGPCPSCGKNELFTSIEKPWVLKCSRLNKCGWEETTRELLPELFENIAEKYTPTQQEPNKTADAYLGLNRGFDISKLRGMYEQGMFQYPNSPHITPTVRVYMNELRTVWWERLINPLSGRRKANFKGDYKGTAWTPANMKLERGDRCFLVEGFFHNLALLHAGRKAATCWSCNNFPEKFIEQHKGKNIRWTVALDADPAGRKAAKKFAQLIEKMGERCEVLILPSGGKDWDDYHRTGSITGAFIKNCLYYGRLFMSATANEKAYHHYLRHELRYYIIDFDNCMYRVECGEKFQEALETAAAVRRNKEEQEGSEESEEKQNEEMDWRRVVLESPKGWDIFLQHADVSNISNVFPEMLYHEADELLEKEQYYVMRINFPRKAPVIIQLEGSYLSSAQNFAAALLSKTAGGDFSGTNGDFLHLRKRWLNIAQDKSNTTVKYLGYVPSVNAYLFDDAAFYKGKQIKLNNEGYYQIGDRGIRPILKGLNITTDGVFDPSWLENYVKAFHWQGLSLLAFWLGSLFAQQIREEQKSFPFFELTGEPGAGKSTILEFLWKCVGRNGYEGFDILKATAAGQRRAFSQLSNLPIVLIESDRDNGSKDGRVKMFDMDHCKPFYNGRGTGTRGVNNGGNEVYDTIFQGTLVISQNAEVGGSEALLERIVHCHASKDHHSLGTRDLARWFERQTAENVGGFLRCALRAEKKILETYFAAFKHYEEKFGNELENLRILKNHAQIAACGAALGVLFPQMTRQRVDTLANYLLERAKIREGRIGQDHPIVKEFWDVYYYLNEEAETKKEGFLNHSTDVAVIAISIPQFISVARDEGFFFQRNLLIEHLPTSQRHVLLSKSVSRKSRWTGKTIRRWEFVA
- a CDS encoding DUF3307 domain-containing protein, with protein sequence MSIPNLNWLLLLLIGHFLADFLFQKDAWVAEKNEKHFAAPSLYIHVLLHAVFSGLIVFAFYAAQDAKAFLPSLGAAAVICISHLGIDLAKTYAQKNTLSFLLDQLLHLVVIVGLWMWITAQGGVVVELVKNANYTKWSLLFLAYFVLYMPTGILIGMLLQKWAPQNGQVGQTRDDAVTADSLKQAGKWIGYLERTLILTFVITNHISAVGFLFAAKSIFRFGELSNAEHVIKTEYVLLGTLYSYTCSLLVGFAVQRLL